Proteins from a genomic interval of Sphingobacterium sp. SYP-B4668:
- a CDS encoding phosphoribosylaminoimidazolesuccinocarboxamide synthase has product MELLYTGKTKNVYKLGNYEVLLQFKDDVTGENGVFDPGANTVGLTIEGAGKSGLRMTKHFFELINSLGGETHYIDADLDNVSMTVRDAQVFGKGLEVICRYRAVGSFLRRYGMYCQEGQALDAFVEVTIKDDERGDPTISEDALTMLGILTKEEYQILVGQTKKICDIIRDELATKGLELYDIKLEFGRDKETNKILLIDEISGGNMRVYKEGEYITPLVLEKAFLG; this is encoded by the coding sequence ATGGAACTACTGTATACAGGTAAGACAAAAAATGTTTATAAACTAGGGAATTACGAAGTCCTTTTGCAATTTAAAGATGATGTAACGGGCGAAAACGGGGTGTTCGACCCAGGCGCTAATACTGTTGGCTTAACGATTGAAGGGGCTGGGAAATCCGGGCTTAGGATGACCAAGCACTTTTTTGAATTAATCAATAGCCTTGGTGGAGAGACACATTATATCGATGCTGATTTAGATAATGTCAGTATGACGGTACGGGATGCGCAGGTGTTTGGCAAGGGCTTGGAAGTGATTTGTCGATATCGTGCCGTAGGTAGTTTTTTAAGACGTTACGGAATGTATTGTCAAGAAGGGCAGGCTTTGGATGCATTTGTGGAAGTCACCATTAAGGACGACGAACGTGGCGATCCTACAATCTCTGAAGACGCATTGACTATGTTAGGTATTCTTACAAAGGAGGAATATCAAATATTGGTTGGGCAGACAAAGAAAATCTGCGACATAATTAGAGATGAGTTAGCGACAAAGGGATTGGAATTGTATGATATCAAACTTGAATTTGGTAGAGACAAAGAGACGAATAAAATCTTGTTAATTGATGAGATTTCCGGCGGTAATATGCGTGTCTACAAAGAAGGTGAATACATTACACCTTTAGTTTTGGAAAAAGCCTTTTTAGGGTAA
- a CDS encoding L,D-transpeptidase: protein MRLKYFAFIICSFTLASCNDKTTTTQKTTDHRANSLDSISKTKEKEKLKPLTANDIQLEKDFSYDKHTLEDRYPYKDTTREFQWEKIKEKIAYVENFQTLGGSYAVLQNYKNRNREAPVVKNFRRNAYTRVSDTLGVERYQSAPLYEEGETKQPILYGRDGSLVKLLSSDTLAMVKVEGVSFDGNWDVPKRYVKAIGDTIKWNHIVVVDVKNQNICTLEGTGKNWKIRSMNPATSGRHKPPHAQETPTGLFLIQEQKSKMFYYGDGTTVIEGFAPYASRFTNGAYIHGVPINNPKGSIIEFSSTLGTTPRSHMCVRNASSHAKFIYDWAKPFRALVIVID, encoded by the coding sequence ATGAGATTGAAATACTTTGCATTCATTATATGCTCTTTTACACTTGCATCCTGCAACGACAAAACTACTACAACTCAAAAAACAACAGATCATCGAGCGAACTCGTTAGACAGCATCTCCAAAACAAAGGAAAAAGAGAAACTAAAACCCCTAACAGCTAACGACATACAATTAGAAAAAGACTTTTCATACGATAAGCACACTCTGGAAGATCGCTATCCTTATAAGGATACAACAAGGGAATTTCAATGGGAAAAAATTAAGGAAAAGATTGCGTACGTTGAAAATTTTCAGACGCTAGGCGGCTCCTATGCAGTACTTCAGAATTATAAAAATAGAAATCGTGAAGCTCCGGTCGTGAAAAACTTTAGACGTAATGCCTATACTAGGGTATCAGATACCCTTGGAGTGGAGCGCTACCAATCGGCCCCACTTTATGAGGAGGGAGAAACCAAACAGCCTATTCTTTATGGAAGAGATGGCTCCCTTGTCAAATTATTAAGTAGTGATACCTTGGCTATGGTCAAAGTTGAGGGCGTATCCTTTGACGGAAACTGGGACGTGCCCAAGCGCTATGTAAAAGCAATTGGGGATACTATCAAATGGAATCATATCGTTGTCGTTGATGTAAAAAATCAGAATATATGTACGTTGGAGGGAACAGGTAAGAACTGGAAAATCAGGAGCATGAACCCAGCTACTTCAGGCCGCCACAAACCTCCACACGCTCAAGAAACACCCACTGGGCTATTTTTGATTCAAGAGCAAAAATCTAAAATGTTCTATTACGGTGACGGCACCACGGTAATAGAAGGATTTGCACCGTATGCAAGCCGCTTCACAAATGGAGCATACATACACGGGGTACCCATCAATAATCCAAAGGGAAGCATTATTGAATTTAGCTCTACACTGGGCACTACGCCACGCTCACATATGTGTGTAAGGAATGCTTCCTCACATGCAAAATTTATATACGATTGGGCAAAACCATTCCGAGCTTTAGTGATTGTAATAGATTAA